The following coding sequences are from one Cygnus olor isolate bCygOlo1 chromosome 2, bCygOlo1.pri.v2, whole genome shotgun sequence window:
- the THNSL1 gene encoding threonine synthase-like 1 encodes MFHVVKYQPLRLITQSSLSGLCLKLMFSRPVAFAQIWKSWFSSHSLVGNKNIILMGPPGAGKTTVGRIVGQKLDCPVIDIDDDVLETTWNMSVSEKLQDVGNEQFLEEEGKALLKFSASGSVISLTGSNPMHAAGMQHVKKNGIVVYLDVPTAVIMSRLKSMKVDRIVGQGPDTSLKDILQFRKQFYKRWYDIRVLCGGDVAAEVVAEKVLDAVKRYQNSELETYISTRSSRSGRSTQKDTHKYFSDVVIEGLAPDGGLFVPERGLPKFTAEEWQSLIEATYAERAQVVLERCIHPADIPASKLGEIIGTAYGENFSCSKIAPVRHLTGNQFLLELFHGPTASFKDFALQMMPHIFAYCIPRSCNYLVLVATSGDTGSAVLDGFSRLPDTDKQRIAVMSFFPEDGVSPIQKSQMIGCQKENAWSIGVKSDFDFCQTAIKQIFTNSDYTGFLTVEYGTALAAANSINWARLLPQIVYHASAYLDLVQQDIIAFGSPVDVCIPTGNFGNILAALYAKIMGIPIRKCICASNENNVLTDFIQTGIYDLRGRKLVPTFSPAVDILKSSNLERYLHLIADGDGQLVTQLYNQLENQGHFQLRKDLLEKLRQDLVAGWCSEDDCLAAIHSVYSTTGYILDTHTAVAKVVADRLQDRTCPIIISSTAHYSKFAPAILRALRIAEIKQNPLSQLHLLSSYSPLPPVHWGLLETLKKNENEDHQVCAADLSVLMSRIETLIQNHFMKVF; translated from the coding sequence atgTTTCATGTTGTAAAGTATCAGCCTTTGAGACTGATAACCCAAAGCAGTCTTTCTGGCTTGTGTTTAAAACTGATGTTTTCAAGACCTGTAGCGTTTGCACAGATATGGAAGTCGTGGTTCTCAAGCCATTCTCTtgttggaaacaaaaatattatcctGATGGGACCTCCAGGTGCCGGGAAAACAACAGTTGGGAGAATAGTAGGTCAGAAACTGGATTGCCCTGTCATAGATATAGATGATGATGTCCTTGAAACAACCTGGAATATGAGTGTGTCGGAAAAGCTGCAGGATGTTGGTAATGAGCAATTTttagaggaggaaggaaaagcccTGTTGAAGTTCTCAGCATCTGGAAGTGTCATTTCCCTTACTGGGTCCAATCCGATGCATGCTGCTGGCATGCAGcatgtgaagaaaaatggaataGTTGTGTATCTGGATGTGCCCACAGCGGTTATTATGAGCAGGCTGAAGTCAATGAAGGTGGATCGCATTGTGGGCCAGGGGCCTGACACTTCTCTCAAGGACATCCTTCAGTTTAGGAAGCAGTTCTACAAAAGGTGGTACGACATCCGCGTTCTTTGTGGAGGGGATGTGGCAGCAGAGGTCGTGGCAGAAAAGGTACTTGATGCTGTGAAGAGATACCAAAACTCAGAACTGGAAACTTACATTTCAACTAGGTCTAGTAGGTCTGGAAGGAGCACACAAAAAGACACTCACAAGTATTTCAGTGACGTTGTTATTGAGGGCTTAGCCCCTGATGGAGGGCTCTTTGTTCCTGAGAGAGGACTTCCAAAATTCACTGCCGAAGAGTGGCAAAGCCTAATAGAAGCAACGTATGCTGAAAGAGCCCAGGTGGTACTCGAGAGATGCATACATCCTGCTGATATTCCTGCATCGAAACTGGGAGAAATTATTGGCACTGCTTATGGAGAAAACTTCTCTTGTTCTAAAATTGCCCCAGTTAGGCATTTGACAGGCAATCAGTTTCTCCTTGAGTTATTTCATGGACCGACAGCTTCATTTAAAGATTTTGCCTTACAGATGATGCCGCACATATTTGCGTACTGCATTCCCAGGAGCTGCAATTACTTGGTTCTGGTAGCTACTTCTGGTGACACAGGGAGTGCTGTCCTGGATGGCTTCAGTCGTCTCCCTGACACTGACAAACAGAGAATTGCTGTCATgagtttttttcctgaggatGGAGTAAGCCCCATTCAAAAATCACAGATGATTGGCTGTCAGAAGGAAAACGCCTGGTCCATAGGCGTCAAATCCGATTTTGATTTTTGCCAGACAGCTATAAAACAAATCTTTACCAATTCTGATTACACCGGTTTTCTTACAGTGGAATATGGCACAGCTTTAGCAGCAGCAAACTCCATAAACTGGGCACGACTGCTTCCGCAGATAGTTTATCATGCCTCTGCATACCTTGATCTCGTTCAGCAAGATATTATTGCTTTTGGAAGTCCTGTAGATGTTTGCATTCCTACAGGGAACTTTGGCAACATATTAGCTGCTTTGTATGCTAAAATTATGGGAATCCCtattagaaaatgcatttgtgcTTCCAATGAAAACAACGTTTTGACTGACTTTATACAAACAGGTATCTATGATTTGAGGGGAAGAAAGTTAGTTCCCACTTTCTCACCAGCAGTAGATATTTTGAAGTCCTCCAATCTTGAGCGGTACTTGCACCTGATCGCTGATGGTGATGGACAACTGGTGACACAATTGTACAACCAGCTGGAAAATCAGGGCCACTTTCAGCTGCGGAAAGATCTACTTGAAAAGCTTCGGCAGGACTTGGTGGCTGGCTGGTGCTCTGAGGACGACTGTCTCGCTGCCATTCACTCAGTATACAGCACCACGGGATATATTTTGGATACACACACAGCTGTTGCTAAAGTAGTTGCAGATCGATTACAAGACAGGACTTGCCCAATTATTATTTCATCTACAGCTCATTATTCGAAGTTTGCACCTGCTATCTTGAGGGCCTTGAGGATTGCGGAAATAAAACAGAACCCATTAAGTCAGCTTCACTTGCTGAGTTCTTACAGCCCTCTGCCTCCAGTCCACTGGGGCCTATTAGAGACACTGAAAAAGAATGAGAATGAGGATCACCAGGTCTGTGCTGCTGATCTCAGTGTGCTGATGTCCCGTATAGAAACCttaattcaaaatcattttatgaAAGTTTTCTGA